A region of the Chitinivibrionales bacterium genome:
AAAGTTTTGAGATCGATGAATTCAAGGGTGAGATCCAGATTGCCGTGGTCAAGGGCCGATAACAACGGAACGGGTATCGTTATCAACGGTTTTCTCAAAAAATTCAAAAACGACGCCATCTACACGGTCGTGCTCGTCGTCGCGGCCGTGTGGCGTTTTATTCCAAGGAGGATCGGGCTCGCCCTGTTCGGATTTCTGGGGCGGCTTTTTTACCTGCTGCCCACAAAAGACCGGCAATGGTGCAGAGAGCATCTGGCAGCGGTTTTCAAGGACTCGCGTTCCGAAAAGGAAATCGGCGCGCTGGCGCGCAGCGTGTACGCGAACATCGGCAAAAACCTGTTCGATGCGCTGTATCTGTCGCGCAAAAGCAAGGAACAACTTGACAAATATGTAAAAAGCGACGACCTGTCGCCGGTGTGGGAGGCTTACACCCGGAAAAAAGGCGTGCTCACCATCACGGCGCACACCGGCTGCTTCGAGATGCTGCTGCATTATTTCGCGGCCCAGGGCTTCGCGTGCTTCGCCATCGGCAGGGAGTTGTATGACCGGCGCATCGACGACCTCATCCGGCAGCAGCGGTCGGGCGAAAACATCGTGTACCTTCACCGGACCGAAAACCTACGGCGCTTCCTCAAGCTGCTGGGCGAGGGCCGTCTGTTCGGCGTGCTCATCGACCAGGACACGAACGTGGACGGCGTGTTCGCGCATTTTCTCGGAAGGCTCGCCTACACGCCGAGCGGCACGGTCAAGCTCGCCATGCGCTATTCGCTGCCCGTGTTCGTAATCACCACGGCGCGCGACGCGGACGGAATGCACCGGATATTCGTGCGCAAAATCGCCATGAAATCGGGCGGGGAGTTTGCCGCCGATCTGGTGCAAAACATCGAACAGGTCAACGCGGCGATCGGCGAAACGATCCTCGCGTATCCTGCGCAGTGGGTGTGGATGCACCGGCGGTGGAACCGCAGGCCCGCCGACAAAGGGTACGAGAATGTTCCGAATATCGAAACGGTGATGAAATGATATGACGCAGCAGTCGCGAATTGTCCTCCTTTTCACGCTTTCATTGCTCATGGGGTGCGCCCAGAAAAATGAAACCGTGCCTGTTTCCAACGCCGTGATCGACCGTCCGTTTCAGGAAATCGACTCGTCAACAATGTATTATTACAACGCGGGCAGACTCCAGTGGAAGCTCGACTCGAAGCACATGAAGAAATTCATAGCCGACACCGGGCACATTCTGGCAAACCCGGTGAAGCTCAACGTGTTCGATTCCCTTGGCAAAGTGTCCTCGATCGTGCTTTCGGATTCAGGCTACACCGATGCCGCCATGAAAAATTTCTGCGTGTGG
Encoded here:
- the lptC gene encoding LPS export ABC transporter periplasmic protein LptC, with the translated sequence MTQQSRIVLLFTLSLLMGCAQKNETVPVSNAVIDRPFQEIDSSTMYYYNAGRLQWKLDSKHMKKFIADTGHILANPVKLNVFDSLGKVSSIVLSDSGYTDAAMKNFCVWGNVFVRAQNGVKVTSKRLYWNLVTHRITSADTVYLKTPKGDQLQGRGFDAMEDFSMWTFQHEVQGRFVNFKERVDKGDMF